A single genomic interval of Polyangia bacterium harbors:
- a CDS encoding tetratricopeptide repeat protein, giving the protein MARGIGLVVLAGLAAAGGTAAGRPAINAATRADAERALRTGRYETAFRLAAEPGKANRGDATATIIAARAALALGQDQTARKLLEDASDAAPDNLPLRDCLMRLYEGTGQRGALAPLIDRTYDDWKNGRVDQARAADLIAVATAVRLDNNWKDAGDALRDAVRAEPKAAAANIDWGFVFLEKHAVGDAEASFRDALKVDPDNPDAHVGLARVLLEERYDVAAAGAELQRTLAVNPRHAGALTLRAEIALDGEDFAAAAAEVAALRKVNLHDGGAARIAAASDLLRDDRAGYEQERDRRLAINAMDGDFFAFVAEALNHHRRYDDARAVAEEGVRVDPQSARCLSSLGTTLLRLGEEDDGLSALRRAWKRDPYDVRTYNLLNLFDKIIPSQYTVVSTAHLRFRVPLSSRVAIETVVAPFLEQTYARYVTRYGFTPRGPIVLELYADPAHYGVRTVGLPAIGVAGVCFGRVITSQSPTNHAFNWAMVLSHELAHVFSIELSRSRVPRWFTEGLAELETMRARPEWNRHDDIAIWGALKTGRLPTLVNLSSAFTSAVDPDDATAAYAHAAAALDFLDRRFGFAAIRAALVQYGRGQRGATVLEALSGMKIDALEAAFREDFARQTTRYDRQYLPTQTLRRPLPEAEQQAAVAPKNVQAQIAWGLAALAHGDQKTAAAALTKATTLAPTADGDAAATLFLTAELALSRRDAAPAIAALESLLALPDGRGDGYDVRVRLALAEIHRQNQAQAEIHLRKAIAFDPTRVEAHALLTELLGDMGRADDKLAEQEATLRLESQNIGVAKQAMLASARAGRLSRVIALGETATFIDPADPDIHAAVGRALASSGQPAAAARLFETALLFGPAPADAAEIHRALAGLYTRLGDTARAATHTTAARAP; this is encoded by the coding sequence GTGGCGCGCGGGATCGGGCTTGTTGTTCTGGCCGGGCTGGCCGCCGCCGGTGGCACCGCCGCCGGGCGCCCGGCGATAAACGCCGCCACCCGCGCTGACGCCGAACGCGCCCTGCGCACCGGACGCTATGAGACCGCCTTCCGCCTGGCCGCAGAGCCTGGCAAGGCCAACCGCGGCGACGCCACCGCCACGATCATCGCCGCGCGCGCCGCCTTGGCGTTGGGGCAAGATCAAACCGCGCGCAAACTGCTGGAGGATGCCAGCGATGCTGCGCCCGACAACCTGCCCTTGCGCGACTGCCTGATGCGCCTTTACGAGGGGACCGGCCAGCGGGGTGCGCTGGCGCCGCTCATCGATCGCACCTATGACGATTGGAAAAACGGCCGCGTGGACCAGGCCCGCGCCGCGGATCTGATCGCCGTCGCCACCGCCGTCCGCCTGGACAACAACTGGAAAGACGCCGGCGACGCCCTTCGCGACGCGGTTCGGGCCGAACCCAAGGCCGCCGCCGCCAACATCGACTGGGGTTTTGTGTTTCTCGAGAAGCACGCCGTTGGCGATGCCGAGGCGTCGTTCCGCGACGCGCTGAAGGTGGATCCGGATAACCCCGACGCGCACGTGGGCCTGGCCCGCGTGCTGCTGGAAGAACGTTATGACGTGGCGGCCGCTGGCGCCGAGCTGCAACGGACGCTGGCCGTCAACCCGCGCCACGCCGGCGCGCTGACCCTGCGCGCGGAGATCGCCCTCGACGGTGAAGACTTCGCCGCCGCGGCGGCCGAGGTGGCGGCGCTGCGCAAGGTGAACCTGCACGACGGCGGCGCCGCGCGCATCGCCGCCGCTTCGGATCTGCTGCGCGACGATCGCGCCGGCTATGAACAAGAGCGCGACCGCCGGCTGGCCATCAACGCCATGGACGGCGACTTCTTCGCCTTCGTCGCCGAAGCCTTGAACCACCACCGCCGTTACGACGACGCCCGCGCCGTCGCCGAGGAAGGCGTGCGCGTCGACCCGCAAAGCGCCCGCTGTCTCTCGTCGCTGGGGACAACGCTGCTGCGCCTGGGTGAAGAAGACGACGGCCTGTCGGCGCTGCGCCGGGCCTGGAAGCGCGATCCCTACGACGTGCGGACGTACAACTTGCTCAACCTCTTCGACAAGATCATCCCCAGCCAGTACACGGTGGTCAGCACCGCCCACCTGCGCTTTCGCGTGCCGCTGTCCTCCCGCGTGGCGATTGAAACCGTGGTGGCGCCGTTCTTGGAGCAGACCTACGCCCGTTATGTCACCCGCTATGGATTCACGCCGCGCGGGCCGATCGTTCTCGAGCTTTACGCCGATCCCGCGCACTACGGTGTGCGCACCGTCGGGCTGCCGGCGATCGGCGTGGCGGGCGTGTGCTTCGGGCGGGTGATCACCTCGCAGTCGCCCACCAACCACGCCTTCAACTGGGCCATGGTCTTGTCGCACGAGCTGGCGCACGTGTTCTCCATCGAGCTGTCGCGCTCGCGCGTCCCGCGCTGGTTCACCGAAGGCCTGGCCGAGCTTGAGACCATGCGTGCCCGACCCGAGTGGAACCGGCACGACGACATCGCGATCTGGGGCGCGCTCAAGACCGGTCGCTTGCCGACGTTGGTCAACCTCTCGTCGGCGTTCACCAGTGCCGTGGATCCCGATGATGCCACGGCCGCTTACGCGCACGCCGCGGCGGCGCTGGATTTTCTCGACCGGCGCTTCGGTTTCGCCGCCATTCGCGCCGCGCTGGTGCAATACGGTCGCGGCCAGCGCGGCGCCACCGTGCTGGAAGCGCTGTCGGGAATGAAGATCGACGCCCTGGAGGCAGCGTTCCGCGAGGATTTCGCCCGCCAGACTACGCGTTACGATCGGCAGTACCTTCCCACCCAGACGCTGCGCCGTCCGCTGCCCGAGGCCGAGCAGCAAGCGGCGGTGGCGCCCAAAAACGTCCAGGCGCAGATCGCCTGGGGACTGGCGGCGCTGGCCCACGGCGATCAAAAAACCGCCGCCGCCGCGCTGACGAAAGCCACCACCTTGGCGCCCACCGCCGACGGCGACGCGGCGGCGACGCTGTTCCTGACCGCCGAGCTGGCCTTGAGCCGCCGCGACGCCGCGCCGGCCATCGCTGCCCTGGAAAGCTTGCTGGCGCTACCGGACGGACGCGGCGACGGCTACGACGTGCGCGTACGGCTGGCTCTGGCGGAGATTCATCGCCAGAACCAGGCCCAGGCCGAGATCCACCTGCGCAAGGCCATCGCCTTCGATCCCACCCGCGTCGAAGCGCACGCCCTGCTCACCGAGCTGCTGGGTGACATGGGCCGCGCTGATGACAAGCTCGCTGAACAGGAAGCGACGCTGCGTCTGGAAAGCCAGAACATCGGTGTGGCCAAGCAGGCCATGCTGGCCAGCGCGCGGGCCGGCCGGCTAAGTCGCGTGATCGCCCTCGGCGAGACGGCGACCTTCATCGATCCCGCCGACCCGGACATTCACGCCGCCGTCGGCCGCGCGCTGGCCAGCAGCGGCCAGCCGGCGGCGGCGGCGCGTTTGTTCGAGACCGCGCTGCTGTTTGGCCCCGCCCCCGCCGACGCCGCGGAGATCCATCGTGCGCTAGCCGGTCTTTACACCCGCCTCGGCGACACCGCGCGCGCCGCCACGCACACCACCGCCGCCCGCGCGCCCTAG